Sequence from the Chloroflexota bacterium genome:
TTGGCCAGCCAAACAGCGTTCACAGATTCGTCAGCGGTGATGCGCGCCTGGGAGCGCCGCACTAAACCTGCGGCAGGCTCTTCAGGAACACCTCGCGCCGCTCCAGCGCTTTGCCCGCGCCGATGGCGACACACGCCATCGGATTGTCGGCGACATAGCACGGCACACCCGTTTCGCGCGCCAGCAGCGTGTCCATGTTGCGCAGGAGCGCACCGCCGCCGGTCAGCACCATGCCGCGGTCGATGACGTCGGACGAAAGCTCGGGCGGCGTCTTCTCCAGCACGGACTTGACGACGCCGACCAACGTGCCGAGCGTTTCGGTCAGCGCTTCGGTGACCTCGTCGGAGGTGATGGTAATCGTGCGCGGCAGCCCCTGCACCTGGTCGCGGCCGCGCACGTCCATGGACAGCTTTTCGTCCAGCGGCAGCGCACTGCCGATCTGAATCTTGATATCCTCGGCGGTCTGGTCGCCGATCATCAGGTTGTACTTGCGGCGCACGTAACCGGCAATCGCCTCATCCAGCTTGAGGCCGCCAACGCGCGCGGAGCCGGAGACGACGATGCCGTTCAGCGAGATGACCGCCGCTTCGCTGACGCCGCCTCCGAAATCGACGATCATGTTGCCGGTCGGGGTGTCTACCGGCAGGCCCGCGCCAATGGCCGCCGCCAGCGGCTCCTGGATCAGGTAGGTGCGATTGGCATGACCGCCGGCCTGGATCGCCGCATCGTGCACGGCGCGGCTTTCCACGCTGGTGACGCCAACCGGCACGCTGACCATCAGGCTCGGCTTGGGCAGGGCAAAGCGCCCGCAGATCTTCTCGACGAAGTAGCGCAGCATCGCCTCGGTGACGACGTAGTCGGCGATGACGCCATCGCGCATCGGCCGCGCCACCTCGATGTTTTCCGGGGTGCGGCCGATCATGGCGCGCGCTTCGTCGCCGATCGCCACGGGGCGATTGTCGGTGGTGCGGATGGCTACCACCGACGGTTCCTGCAGAACAACGCCGCGCCCCTTGACGTAGACGACGATGTTGACAGTGCCGAGATCAATTCCGATAGTTTTTTCGAACATGGTTTCCGTAAAATTGACGAGTTGAGCCGCCGCGGCCATGGCCGGAGTTCGGCGGCAATCGTTCGGATTTTAGCCTAGATTAGGGGATAGCCCAAACCCCGTCGCGCCGGGAAGGCCGAACGCGAATAACCGGTTATGGGCGCGACGAGCCGGGCG
This genomic interval carries:
- a CDS encoding rod shape-determining protein translates to MFEKTIGIDLGTVNIVVYVKGRGVVLQEPSVVAIRTTDNRPVAIGDEARAMIGRTPENIEVARPMRDGVIADYVVTEAMLRYFVEKICGRFALPKPSLMVSVPVGVTSVESRAVHDAAIQAGGHANRTYLIQEPLAAAIGAGLPVDTPTGNMIVDFGGGVSEAAVISLNGIVVSGSARVGGLKLDEAIAGYVRRKYNLMIGDQTAEDIKIQIGSALPLDEKLSMDVRGRDQVQGLPRTITITSDEVTEALTETLGTLVGVVKSVLEKTPPELSSDVIDRGMVLTGGGALLRNMDTLLARETGVPCYVADNPMACVAIGAGKALERREVFLKSLPQV